A genomic segment from Candidatus Methylomirabilota bacterium encodes:
- a CDS encoding type II toxin-antitoxin system HicA family toxin has translation MTRLPRGLSGRKVRRALERAGFYLKRQKGSHMVLRRDSPFAQVVVPAHASIDTGTLAAILESAGISADDFRALL, from the coding sequence GTGACCAGGCTCCCGAGGGGGCTGTCAGGTCGCAAGGTGCGACGAGCCCTCGAACGCGCAGGCTTCTATCTGAAACGACAGAAGGGTAGCCACATGGTCCTGCGTCGCGACAGTCCCTTCGCACAGGTGGTCGTACCAGCACACGCCAGTATCGACACGGGCACGCTGGCGGCAATTCTCGAATCGGCCGGTATCTCCGCGGATGACTTCAGAGCCCT